The following is a genomic window from Vibrio cyclitrophicus.
TGTTGATGAACCTAGTGTCGATGAGTGCGGCAAATGCACCGCATGTATCACCTCTTGTCCAACGGGTGCCATTATTGCTGATGGTGTCGTGGATGCCCGAAAATGTATTTCGTACTTAACCATTGAATACGATGGTGTGATCCCGGAAGAATTTAGAGACGCAATTGGTAATCGTATTTACGGTTGCGACGACTGCCAGTTAGTTTGCCCATGGAACCGTCATGCTGAACTCACAGAGCAAACAGACTTTCACCGCCGAGAAGATTTCCAAGAAGCCGATCTGGTTTTGCTTTCAAGTTGGGACGAAGCAACCTTCTTGAAGAAAATGGAAGGCTCTGCAATAAGACGCATCGGCCACACCCAGTGGTTACGCAATATCTTTGTTGCTATGGGCAATGCACCATTCCAGCAACGCATTGTTGAAACACTGGAATCTCATCAAGGGAAAAACGATATGTTGGATGTGCATATTGAGTGGGCTTTGAATAAACAACTACAGCAGTTGCCTAACGTTAGCAGTGTGCAAGAAGATAGCTCTACGCAGAAAAATAACTGTATGCAAAAAAATAGCAGCAAAATACTCACCAAAAAGCACAGGCTGATACGCATTGTTGAAAAAGGACTACCAAGAGACGCCTAGCTCTTTACGTACCTACCTAGTTCTTTATATACCTACCCAGTTCTTTATATACCAATGTTTAACTGGCTAGTTCATACCAACCATCCAATATTTAAGACAACTCGTTGCACATAATTTTAGAACAATGTTTGACCTTGTTCTCAATTTTAACAATGTGGAAAAAATTCAGATTTCTCGTAAACTTCCGACACCCTCACAAAGTTAAACACAGTACCGATAAATGATTAAGATCAAAAAACAACAAGTTAACGATCTTTTACCAAATTCAACACAAGCACTCAACTTGATAAAAAACAACAAGTTACGATCGCTACGATTCCGCTAATATATTGAAAACAAGAAAGATCTTTTAGAGGTATGTGGAGAATTAAGCCTGAAACAACTTTATCAACCAAGTTATCCACACCTAACATTTTGTGGATAAGTCTGTTTATAGATATGAAAAACCTCAAGCATCTGCTTCAGAGACCTGATGTTTACTAGCATTCCAGTTGCTAAGAAATATTTAAGACAAAAAAATATCCACCATGATGGAGGATTATTTGCTTTTTGGGGGGATTATGCTTCGCAGCATTAAAGAAAGAGCGTGACCCTTAGGTCATCTTTAAACTCTGTGATCTAAAGAAAAACACGGTGGCTTAAAGGGTCTTAATAGCTTTTAGAAGAAAGCTGGAGCGATACATCGGGTTCGAACCGATGACCTCAACCTTGGCAAGGTTGCGCTCTACCAACTGAGCTAGTATCGCATTCGTTAATCGCTGCTTTTACTACCTTGGGCAACTCTTACCGCCTTGAGCAACAGATAGCGCTTAACTGTAATGTGGTTGCGGGAGCCGGATTTGAACCGACGACCTTCGGGTTATGAGCCCGACGAGCTACCAAACTGCTCCATCCCGCGTCCGGATGCATTGTTTAAGACAATGACTCTGTTCTCTAAAAAGAGAGAATTTGGAGCGATACATCGGGTTCGAACCGATGACCTCAACCTTGGCAAGGTTGCGCTCTACCAACTGAGCTAGTATCGCATAAGCTAACCGTTCATCTTTTCTGCTACAAAGCATCAAATCAACGTTCAACTGTAATGTGGTTGCGGGAGCCGGATTTGAACCGACGACCTTCGGGTTATGAGCCCGACGAGCTACCAAACTGCTCCATCCCGCGTCCGGATGTTTCTCTTTTCGCATCATGATCGTTTAAGACAATGAGACGAGACCATTTCATTCTGAGTACTTTCTCTAGGAGATGACTTCTAAGAACTGAATGTGGAGCGATACATCGGGTTCGAACCGATGACCTCAACCTTGGCAAGGTTGCGCTCTACCAACTGAGCTAGTATCGCATAAGCTAACCGTTAACCTTTTCTGCTAAGAAGCATCAAATCAACGTTCAACTGTAATGTGGTTGCGGGAGCCGGATTTGAACCAACGACCTTCGGGTTATGAGCCCGACGAGCTACCAAACTGCTCCATCCCGCGTCCGGATGCATTGTTTAAGTTAATGACTCTATATTCCCAACATCAATCCTAAGAAAGAAATTGGAGCGATACATCGGGTTCGAACCGATGACCTCAACCTTGGCAAGGTTGCGCTCTACCAACTGAGCTAGTATCGCATAAGCTAACCGTTCATCTTGTCTGCTAGAAACTAAGTTCTTACTGCAAAGAAGCTATCAACGTGTAGCTGTAATGTGGTTGCGGGAGCCGGATTTGAACCGACGACCTTCGGGTTATGAGCCCGACGAGCTACCAAACTGCTCCATCCCGCGTCCGGATGCATTATTTAAGTTAATGACTCTATATTTCCAACATCAATCCTAAGAAAGAAATTGGAGCGATACATCGGGTTCGAACCGATGACCTCAACCTTGGCAAGGTTGCGCTCTACCAACTGAGCTAGTATCGCATAAGCTAACCGTTCATCTTCTCTGCTAGAAACTAAGTTCTTACTGCAAAGAAGCTATCAACGTGTAGCTGTAATGTGGTTGCGGGAGCCGGATTTGAACCGACGACCTTCGGGTTATGAGCCCGACGAGCTACCAAACTGCTCCATCCCGCGTCCGGATGCATTATTTAAGTTAATGACTCTATATTTCCAACATCAATCCTAAGAAAGAAATTGGAGCGATACATCGGGTTCGAACCGATGACCTCAACCTTGGCAAGGTTGCGCTCTACCAACTGAGCTAGTATCGCATTAGTTAATCGCTGCTTTTACTGCCTTGGGCAATAAATGGCGCCTAACTGTAATGTGGTTGCGGGAGCCGGATTTGAACCGACGACCTTCGGGTTATGAGCCCGACGAGCTACCAAACTGCTCCATCCCGCGTCCGGATGCATTATTTAAGTTAATGACTCTATATTCCCAACATCATTCCTAAGAAAGAAATTGGAGCGATACATCGGGTTCGAACCGATGACCTCAACCTTGGCAAGGTTGCGCTCTACCAACTGAGCTAGTATCGCATAAGCTAACCGTTCATCTTCTCTGCTAGAAACTAAGTTCTTACTGCAAAGAAGCTATCAACGTGTAGCTGTAATGTGGTTGCGGGAGCCGGATTTGAACCGACGACCTTCGGGTTATGAGCCCGACGAGCTACCAAACTGCTCCATCCCGCGTCCGGATGCATTATTTAAGTTAATGACTCTATATTTCCAACATCAATCCTAAGAAAGAAATTGGAGCGATACATCGGGTTCGAACCGATGACCTCAACCTTGGCAAGGTTGCGCTCTACCAACTGAGCTAGTATCGCATAAGCTAACCGTTCATCTTGTCTGCTAGAAACTAAGTTCTTACTGCAAAGAAGCTATCAACGTGTAGCTGTAATATGGTTGCGGGAGCCGGATTTGAACCGACGACCTTCGGGTTATGAGCCCGACGAGCTACCAAACTGCTCCATCCCGCGTCCGGATGCATTGTTTAAGTTAATGACTCTATATTTCCAACATCAATCCTAAGAAAGAAATTGGAGCGATACATCGGGTTCGAACCGATGACCTCAACCTTGGCAAGGTTGCGCTCTACCAACTGAGCTAGTATCGCAATCTGAAACGTCTTTCGCCGTTCAGGGCTGCGAATTATAAGAGCATTTTTTTGTGATGCAAGTCCTTAATGCAAAATTACGAAAGTTTTTACTCAACTGCTGTAAAAGCACACAGATTTGCAAAAAAATTGGCTCTTATGTCCCTGAAAAGTTAGATAACCGTGATCGTTTGATCTGATTAGATGTTAATAATCGTTTTTCGGTAGTACTGCAGCTCAGCAATCGACTCACGAATATCGTCTAATGCAAGGTGGCTTCCCGACTTAGAAAACCCATCTAACACTTCAGGTTTCCAACGGCGAGTCAGCTCTTTCAAAGTGCTTACGTCAACATAGCGGTAGTGGAAGTACTCTTCCAACTCAGGCATGTGTTTGTATAGGAAACGGCGGTCTTGACCAATGCTGTTACCACAAATCGGTGACTTACCTTTTGGTACCCATTTCTCAAGAAACTCAATGGTTTGTTGAATCGCATCTTGCTCTGAAACCGTGCTTTCTTGAATTCGCTTAACTAGACCACTGCCGGTATGAGTCGTTGTGCACCACTCATCCATCTTGTCCAATTCACTCTGAGGTTGGTGAATAGCCAAAACAGGTCCTTCAGCCAGGATGTTAAGCTCACTATCGGTAACGATAGTCGCAATTTCAATGATTTTGTGAGTTTCAGGATCAAGTCCAGTCATCTCTAGATCAACCCAAATCAGGTTCTGATCGCTAAAGGACATAAGGCGTCGCCTATTTGTTTATGTGTAAAAGAGGTACTATACCCAAATAACTATACTCAAACTAGCTCTAGGGCCATCGAAATCATATGGCACCAGCAACACCTTGTTTGAGTCCCCAATCATCAAGTTAGATGTGTTAAGTGAAAAATTGTGGCTAAAAAAAAGAAGTTAACTAAAGGTCAGGTACGTCGTGTACGTAGCAACCAGAACAAGCGACTCAAGAAAGAAGATTCTATCCAATGGGATGAGAACATGCTTGGTGGCACAAAAAGCGGATTGGTCATTACGCGCTTTGGGCAACATGCTGATATCGAAGATCTTGAAACTAACGAAGTTCATCGTTGTAACTTACGCCGTAGTATCGAAACCTTAGTTTCTGGTGACCGAGTAACTTGGCGCGCAGGCTTAGAGTCGATGGCTGGTATTTCAGGTGTAGTAGAAGCGGTTGAGCCAAGAACTTCAATGCTGACTCGCCCTGATTACTACGATGGCCTAAAACCAGTTGCTGCAAACGTTGACCAAATGGTTATCGTATCGGCAGTGTTACCCGAGCTATCACTTAATATTATCGACCGTTACTTAATTGCCTCAGAAACCGTCAACATTGCCCCACTTGTGGTTCTCAATAAAGTCGACCTACTGACTGAAAA
Proteins encoded in this region:
- the queG gene encoding tRNA epoxyqueuosine(34) reductase QueG, which encodes MNLDHLAEKIKIWGKELGFQKVGICDVDLSEHEAPLQAWLDAGNHGEMDWMARHGMMRARPNELHPGTIRVISARMNYLPPEAQFASNLSDTTQGYISRYSLGRDYHKLFRNQLKKLGQRIEKEAEGLDSRPFVDSAPILERPLAQKAGLGWTGKHSLILDKDAGSWFFLGELLVNIPLPVDEPSVDECGKCTACITSCPTGAIIADGVVDARKCISYLTIEYDGVIPEEFRDAIGNRIYGCDDCQLVCPWNRHAELTEQTDFHRREDFQEADLVLLSSWDEATFLKKMEGSAIRRIGHTQWLRNIFVAMGNAPFQQRIVETLESHQGKNDMLDVHIEWALNKQLQQLPNVSSVQEDSSTQKNNCMQKNSSKILTKKHRLIRIVEKGLPRDA
- the orn gene encoding oligoribonuclease; protein product: MSFSDQNLIWVDLEMTGLDPETHKIIEIATIVTDSELNILAEGPVLAIHQPQSELDKMDEWCTTTHTGSGLVKRIQESTVSEQDAIQQTIEFLEKWVPKGKSPICGNSIGQDRRFLYKHMPELEEYFHYRYVDVSTLKELTRRWKPEVLDGFSKSGSHLALDDIRESIAELQYYRKTIINI